In Thermorudis peleae, a genomic segment contains:
- the yidD gene encoding membrane protein insertion efficiency factor YidD yields MLTRLVLVLIRFYQRWISPGLPAACRYTPTCSEYSYQAIAKYGIIKGGMLAVWRIIRCNPFTRGGYDPVP; encoded by the coding sequence ATGCTTACGCGTCTTGTGCTCGTACTTATCCGATTCTATCAGCGGTGGATCTCCCCGGGCTTACCAGCGGCCTGTCGCTATACACCAACGTGCTCGGAATACAGCTATCAGGCGATTGCCAAGTACGGTATCATCAAAGGCGGTATGCTGGCGGTCTGGCGCATTATCCGCTGCAACCCGTTTACCCGTGGTGGATATGATCCAGTGCCCTAG
- the dnaX gene encoding DNA polymerase III subunit gamma/tau: MAEDRHVLQQPAAQSNTLYRKYRPQSFAPGELVGQEAIAQTLRNAIAHGRVAHAYLFCGPRGTGKTSTARLLAKAVNCLHPDPWQRPCNTCEACQLINTSATVDLIEIDAASNRGVDDIRDLREKVKYAPAQLRVKFYIIDEAHQLTRDACNAFLKTLEEPPPHVVFVLATTEPDKLLDTVASRCQRFDFRRIPLEAMCARLRTVCEREGIVADEQALELIARHASGSLRDALVLLERVRLFADTPDGPATLTAEHVRAALGLSRDERLAALVDALIARDAGAALRLINAVAEDGSDIQQFTRQLLDYLRLLLHTRAGGVELFADERARNQAAQLDLAGWTTLLRVFSGLDLSFPRSGIEPLIVLELAAVEATLRLDGVTAMPGVPAPSAARRSSLPHEEVPPAPSRPAAAVPSVRSDRQPVPSARPSSPPARPATASPTVSSSSSEQHFDEEELIERLVNNWQRIRREVRALSSKAAASLGDIEPARLLGDELILVSPHEFHRNMVNRDAKVREAIVRVLERYIGRRVQIRCLSPEENRALGHATPSGASNVEPEPPATATPAADLGDDDLERLRAARSIFNARDLPS, encoded by the coding sequence ATGGCCGAAGATCGACACGTTCTGCAGCAGCCGGCGGCGCAATCCAACACCCTGTATCGAAAGTATCGCCCGCAATCGTTTGCACCTGGAGAGCTCGTTGGCCAAGAGGCGATTGCTCAGACGCTGCGCAACGCCATCGCCCATGGCCGGGTAGCGCATGCCTATCTCTTCTGTGGTCCCCGCGGCACCGGCAAGACAAGCACAGCGCGCTTGTTGGCCAAAGCGGTCAATTGCCTCCACCCCGACCCATGGCAGCGGCCATGCAACACGTGCGAAGCTTGCCAGTTGATCAATACTAGTGCGACTGTCGACCTCATCGAGATTGACGCCGCTTCAAACCGTGGTGTCGATGATATTCGCGACTTACGCGAGAAAGTGAAGTATGCACCAGCTCAGCTCCGCGTCAAGTTCTACATTATCGACGAAGCCCACCAGTTGACGCGTGATGCGTGCAACGCCTTCCTGAAGACGCTCGAAGAGCCTCCGCCGCATGTTGTTTTCGTTCTCGCGACAACTGAGCCTGACAAACTGCTTGATACTGTCGCGTCGCGTTGCCAGCGGTTTGACTTCCGGCGTATCCCGCTCGAGGCGATGTGCGCCCGCTTGCGTACTGTTTGTGAACGGGAGGGCATCGTCGCCGATGAGCAGGCGCTTGAGCTGATCGCTCGGCACGCAAGCGGTAGTTTGCGTGATGCCTTGGTGCTACTGGAGCGTGTTCGGCTCTTTGCTGACACGCCGGATGGCCCAGCGACGTTGACAGCCGAACACGTGCGTGCCGCGCTTGGCCTGAGCCGAGACGAGCGGCTTGCTGCCCTCGTTGATGCTCTGATCGCTCGGGACGCTGGAGCAGCTTTGCGACTCATCAACGCTGTTGCTGAAGATGGCAGCGACATACAACAGTTCACTCGGCAGTTGCTGGATTACTTGCGTCTTCTCCTCCATACTCGTGCCGGCGGTGTTGAACTCTTCGCTGACGAGCGAGCACGAAACCAGGCTGCACAACTTGATCTTGCTGGTTGGACGACCCTGCTCCGTGTTTTCAGCGGGCTAGACCTGAGTTTCCCCCGTAGTGGGATCGAGCCGCTCATTGTCCTTGAACTTGCTGCGGTTGAGGCGACACTGCGCCTCGATGGTGTGACAGCCATGCCTGGCGTGCCTGCACCGTCGGCTGCTCGTCGTAGCAGTTTGCCACACGAGGAGGTGCCTCCAGCCCCGAGTCGCCCGGCCGCGGCAGTGCCGAGCGTACGCTCGGACCGTCAGCCTGTCCCGTCGGCGCGTCCTAGCTCGCCGCCTGCCCGCCCAGCGACGGCTTCGCCAACGGTGTCGTCATCTTCCTCAGAGCAGCATTTTGATGAGGAAGAACTCATCGAGCGCCTGGTCAATAACTGGCAGCGCATTCGGCGAGAAGTGCGGGCATTGAGCAGTAAAGCTGCGGCCAGTCTCGGCGACATCGAACCGGCACGCCTGCTTGGTGACGAACTCATCCTCGTCTCTCCCCACGAATTTCATCGCAATATGGTCAATCGCGATGCGAAAGTGCGTGAAGCGATTGTCCGAGTGCTTGAGCGTTACATCGGCCGTCGGGTGCAGATTCGCTGCCTTTCCCCCGAGGAAAACCGTGCGCTCGGTCACGCGACTCCGTCCGGCGCTTCTAATGTTGAGCCTGAGCCGCCAGCTACCGCGACGCCCGCGGCGGATCTGGGTGACGACGACCTTGAGCGACTGCGGGCAGCTCGCAGCATCTTTAATGCTCGTGATCTTCCCTCATAA
- a CDS encoding ABC transporter ATP-binding protein, whose product MVETSPAAPPVQPAEEATARRPVIETFGLRKEYGERVAVADLTLRVEEGEVFGFLGPNGAGKTTSVKMLMGLIHPTGGTARILGKPLGDLEARKQLGFLPELFRFHDWLRGEELLDFHGRLYGMSRAERRRRIPEVLKLVGLADVGHLRVRTYSKGMQQRIGIAQALLNNPRVVFLDEPTSALDPLGRRDVRELILRLKHEGVTVFLNSHLLSEVESVCDRVAIVNHGRVVAMGPMDALLNQELTVEFRLGALPDAVLARLRQLLQVEAVHAGPPAMVVARAPDEATIARAVDLLVHAGVPVYGVMPERRSLEDVFVAIVAREGGEPQ is encoded by the coding sequence ATGGTCGAGACCTCGCCAGCAGCCCCTCCCGTACAACCAGCGGAAGAGGCGACTGCTCGACGACCGGTTATTGAAACGTTCGGCTTACGCAAGGAGTATGGCGAGCGCGTCGCCGTCGCCGACCTCACGTTACGCGTTGAAGAAGGCGAAGTATTTGGCTTCCTGGGCCCGAATGGCGCTGGCAAGACCACCTCTGTCAAAATGCTCATGGGGCTGATCCATCCCACGGGTGGCACGGCGCGAATCCTGGGGAAACCACTTGGCGATTTGGAGGCTCGTAAGCAGCTTGGCTTCCTGCCAGAACTGTTCCGCTTTCATGACTGGCTGCGAGGCGAGGAGTTGCTCGATTTTCATGGTCGTCTCTACGGCATGAGCCGTGCGGAGCGTCGGCGGCGCATCCCGGAAGTGCTCAAGCTTGTCGGCCTTGCCGATGTCGGGCATCTGCGCGTGCGCACGTACTCCAAGGGCATGCAGCAGCGCATTGGAATCGCTCAAGCCTTGCTGAACAATCCTCGCGTCGTTTTTCTTGACGAGCCGACATCGGCGCTTGACCCACTTGGGCGGCGTGATGTCCGTGAGCTGATCTTGCGGCTGAAACACGAAGGGGTTACGGTTTTCCTTAACTCGCATTTGCTCAGCGAGGTCGAGAGTGTCTGTGACCGCGTCGCGATCGTCAATCACGGGCGTGTTGTCGCCATGGGGCCAATGGATGCACTCCTCAATCAAGAACTGACGGTAGAGTTTCGGTTGGGCGCGTTGCCTGATGCTGTGCTTGCGCGCTTGCGCCAACTACTCCAGGTTGAGGCGGTGCATGCTGGGCCGCCAGCGATGGTCGTGGCGCGTGCGCCCGATGAAGCGACGATCGCTCGCGCTGTTGATCTGCTAGTCCATGCTGGCGTGCCGGTCTATGGCGTCATGCCTGAACGGCGATCCCTTGAAGATGTCTTTGTTGCTATCGTCGCCCGCGAGGGGGGCGAACCGCAATGA
- a CDS encoding M16 family metallopeptidase, whose product MIHLPATIEEERVLFPMEYQKTILPNGVRVVTSRMSHVRSATLILYFGVGARHETDQQAGISHFLEHMLFKGTERRPDPVEITAAIEGVGGMLNAATDRESTNYWAKVPSDALPQAFDVLADMITNSRFDPLELEKERRVIIEEIRGIYDTPDDYIHDLIDTALWDGHPLGRPIIGSIETVQGISRDDLQQYLTAQYRANRLVIAAAGDIWHDQVVELAAKYFGNLPTGPEPELTPASPRPDLPQALLLSRPTEQAHLCLGLPALSYRDERRFVQDMLDTILSSGMSSRLFKEIRERLGLAYEVYGYFRSYADAGQSVVYAGTDVAQAPRAIEAIQRELTKLQVEPVPEDELERAKALRRGRIVMGLEDSRAVASWIGGQELVYGEILTPDEVIARIEAVTSEAIQALAATLFQPEHTALAIIGPYDDPAPFQALLAH is encoded by the coding sequence ATGATACATCTTCCAGCAACGATTGAGGAAGAAAGGGTGCTGTTCCCCATGGAATATCAGAAGACGATATTGCCAAACGGCGTACGTGTTGTGACAAGTCGCATGAGTCACGTGCGCTCAGCGACGTTAATACTCTACTTCGGTGTTGGTGCACGGCATGAGACCGATCAGCAGGCTGGCATTTCGCATTTCCTCGAGCACATGCTCTTCAAGGGCACGGAGCGCCGACCGGATCCCGTTGAAATCACAGCCGCAATCGAAGGCGTGGGTGGCATGCTCAATGCAGCAACCGACCGGGAGAGCACCAACTACTGGGCCAAGGTACCGAGCGACGCCTTGCCCCAAGCCTTCGACGTCCTGGCCGATATGATCACCAATTCCCGGTTCGATCCACTTGAGCTAGAGAAAGAGCGGCGGGTTATTATCGAAGAAATTCGCGGGATCTACGATACGCCAGATGACTATATCCATGATCTGATCGACACAGCACTCTGGGATGGCCATCCCCTCGGACGGCCGATCATCGGCTCAATCGAGACGGTACAGGGCATTAGTCGGGATGATCTCCAACAGTACTTGACGGCACAATACCGCGCGAATCGGCTGGTCATTGCTGCCGCAGGAGATATCTGGCACGACCAGGTCGTTGAGCTTGCAGCCAAGTACTTTGGCAATCTGCCAACAGGGCCGGAACCAGAGCTTACACCAGCCAGCCCGCGGCCTGATTTACCACAAGCGTTGCTGCTCTCTCGGCCAACCGAGCAGGCACACCTGTGCTTGGGATTGCCCGCGCTCTCCTACCGTGATGAACGGCGTTTTGTGCAGGACATGCTCGATACCATTCTCAGCTCTGGTATGAGTTCGCGGCTCTTCAAAGAAATTCGCGAGCGGCTGGGCTTAGCCTACGAGGTCTATGGCTATTTCCGTTCCTATGCCGATGCCGGACAGTCAGTTGTCTATGCTGGTACAGACGTTGCCCAAGCACCACGAGCAATCGAAGCCATTCAGCGAGAGTTGACAAAGCTACAGGTTGAACCTGTGCCAGAAGATGAGCTTGAACGGGCCAAGGCGTTGCGGCGCGGCCGCATCGTTATGGGGCTCGAAGACAGCCGAGCGGTCGCCAGCTGGATTGGCGGGCAGGAGCTCGTCTACGGCGAGATTCTCACGCCTGATGAAGTGATCGCTCGTATTGAAGCTGTCACGAGCGAAGCGATTCAAGCGTTAGCAGCAACGCTCTTCCAGCCTGAACACACGGCACTTGCCATCATTGGCCCATATGACGATCCAGCACCATTCCAGGCATTGCTCGCCCATTAG
- the rnpA gene encoding ribonuclease P protein component, protein MIARALRLRRSADFAAVRRQGRTVSGQLVVLAYRPNGLEHNRYGVAVGRRIGKAVRRNRIKRWLRESVRRLHPQLRQGYDLVFIARGSLADPAVTYHDVARCMEGLVQRVGLLIESNEASTNAASSPTEVITA, encoded by the coding sequence ATGATTGCGCGAGCACTGCGACTGCGTCGTTCGGCTGACTTCGCTGCAGTGCGCCGGCAGGGGCGTACGGTGAGCGGGCAGCTCGTTGTGCTCGCGTATCGGCCGAACGGCCTGGAGCACAACCGCTATGGCGTGGCGGTCGGGCGTCGCATCGGCAAAGCCGTTCGCCGTAACCGCATCAAGCGCTGGCTTCGCGAGAGTGTGCGTCGGCTTCATCCCCAGCTGCGTCAAGGATATGACCTGGTCTTTATTGCGCGCGGCTCGCTGGCTGACCCGGCGGTGACGTATCATGATGTTGCTCGCTGCATGGAGGGGCTTGTCCAGCGAGTCGGTCTGCTGATTGAGTCGAACGAGGCCTCAACCAATGCTGCATCGTCGCCGACCGAAGTGATAACAGCCTGA
- a CDS encoding GH1 family beta-glucosidase, with protein sequence MAGRQFPEGFRWGTATASYQIEGAVNEDGRGPSIWDTFSHTPGKTLNGDTGDIADDHYHRWPEDVWLMRELGLNAYRFSIAWPRVLPYGTGEINQKGLDFYDRLVDGLLANGITPFVTLYHWDLPQALQDRGGWTVRETTEAYANYVDVVVQRLGDRVQYWITHNEPWVVAYIGHFTGQHAPGIRDIATALQVAHHLLLSHGLAVQVIRARQSNAQVGITLNLSPVHPASPSEEDVRAAQLADMGLNRFFLDAVFGKGYPAELVAAYGPFAPRVEADDLRIIAVPIDFLGVNYYAPQFVRAVSYDRHPLGIETLGPEELARRNYQLTEMGWPVVPDGLYELLTRIHRDYAPRAIYITENGAALPDRLERARVDDPQRIAYLHQHLVAAHRAIEEGVPLRGYFVWSLLDNFEWAFGYSKRFGLIYVDYDTLIRVPKASYSWYQRVTQTNTLPDDAEVPGNA encoded by the coding sequence GTGGCAGGGCGACAATTCCCCGAAGGCTTTCGGTGGGGAACAGCGACAGCATCATATCAGATCGAAGGGGCGGTCAACGAAGATGGCCGCGGCCCATCAATCTGGGATACGTTTAGCCATACGCCAGGCAAAACGCTGAACGGTGATACTGGCGATATTGCTGATGATCATTATCACCGCTGGCCCGAAGACGTCTGGTTGATGCGTGAGCTTGGCCTCAACGCCTATCGCTTTTCAATTGCCTGGCCGCGCGTCCTGCCCTACGGTACTGGGGAGATCAATCAGAAGGGACTTGATTTTTACGACCGCCTCGTCGATGGATTGCTCGCCAACGGCATTACGCCGTTTGTCACCCTCTATCATTGGGATCTTCCGCAGGCACTCCAAGACCGCGGTGGCTGGACTGTCCGCGAGACGACCGAGGCCTACGCCAACTATGTCGACGTTGTCGTCCAACGCCTCGGCGACCGTGTTCAGTACTGGATTACCCATAATGAGCCCTGGGTTGTTGCGTATATTGGTCATTTCACTGGTCAACATGCGCCGGGTATCCGCGACATTGCGACGGCACTCCAAGTTGCGCACCACTTGTTGCTTTCTCACGGGCTTGCCGTTCAGGTGATCCGTGCGCGCCAGAGCAACGCCCAGGTGGGAATCACGCTGAATCTTTCGCCTGTGCATCCAGCCTCACCGTCTGAGGAAGATGTACGCGCAGCTCAGCTCGCTGACATGGGACTGAACCGATTCTTCCTCGATGCGGTCTTTGGGAAGGGCTATCCGGCAGAACTTGTCGCTGCGTATGGGCCGTTTGCTCCGCGGGTTGAAGCCGATGATCTGCGCATCATCGCTGTGCCGATCGATTTCCTTGGCGTCAATTACTATGCCCCGCAGTTCGTTCGGGCCGTCTCGTATGATCGCCATCCTCTGGGGATCGAAACGCTTGGACCTGAGGAACTCGCGCGGCGAAACTATCAGCTAACGGAGATGGGTTGGCCCGTTGTCCCCGATGGCCTCTACGAGTTACTCACGCGGATTCATCGCGACTACGCGCCACGTGCGATCTACATCACCGAAAACGGCGCGGCGTTGCCTGACCGCCTTGAGCGTGCTCGCGTCGATGATCCCCAGCGCATCGCATACTTGCATCAGCACCTTGTTGCGGCCCACCGGGCGATTGAGGAGGGGGTGCCGCTTCGGGGGTATTTCGTGTGGTCGTTGCTTGATAACTTCGAGTGGGCGTTCGGTTACAGCAAGCGCTTTGGACTGATCTATGTTGATTACGACACGCTGATTCGGGTTCCCAAGGCGAGCTATAGCTGGTACCAACGCGTCACGCAAACGAACACGTTGCCAGACGACGCAGAGGTTCCAGGAAACGCGTGA
- a CDS encoding CinA family protein, with amino-acid sequence MTIPLPEETLATTCIAAGITLATAESCTGGYLAHRITTIPGSSAYFLGGVVSYSNALKQQLLDVPAEILERFGAVSAPCAEAMAKGIQARTGATLGLATTGIAGPGGATPTKPVGLVYIACATPQAVVVEQQLFSGDRLAVIVQAASAALALALRCAQELIHDTSSSND; translated from the coding sequence ATGACCATTCCACTCCCAGAAGAGACGCTTGCAACGACCTGTATCGCCGCTGGTATAACCCTCGCGACAGCTGAATCGTGTACCGGCGGCTATCTCGCGCACCGCATTACGACGATTCCAGGCAGTTCGGCATACTTCCTTGGCGGCGTTGTGTCCTACAGCAACGCGCTCAAGCAGCAGTTGCTTGATGTCCCGGCAGAGATTCTCGAGCGTTTCGGGGCGGTCAGCGCACCATGTGCTGAAGCAATGGCTAAAGGGATTCAGGCTCGAACCGGAGCGACGCTCGGGCTCGCCACAACTGGTATTGCCGGCCCGGGCGGTGCAACGCCGACAAAGCCAGTCGGCCTGGTCTACATCGCCTGTGCGACACCACAGGCAGTGGTTGTCGAGCAGCAACTGTTTTCGGGCGACCGACTGGCGGTGATTGTTCAGGCTGCAAGCGCCGCCCTGGCACTTGCCCTTCGCTGCGCGCAGGAACTTATCCATGATACATCTTCCAGCAACGATTGA
- a CDS encoding ABC transporter permease, producing MKALVIAQLTFREGLRKKLVLGVLLISVIFVVLYAWGFHLFVLDWQERVARRAARGMPTIGTYEIFASAMVLLGLWTVNFLSGVMTIFAAVGTVSSEIDAGTLQAIVPKPIRRWEIVFGKFLGFAGMLGVYIIAMVTAVILTARWIGHYTPPNVIQATLLILLVMVILLSLTLLGSTLLSTVTNGVVVFMLYGLAITGGLVEQIGTALDNDVLRRIGIISSLVIPSDSMWRLASYLVQPRIAVNFLGPNPFGTTTPPSALAVEYSVAYAVIMLLLGMLAFRYRDL from the coding sequence ATGAAAGCTCTGGTCATCGCGCAGTTGACATTTCGCGAAGGGTTGCGCAAGAAGCTCGTCCTTGGAGTCCTCTTGATCAGCGTCATCTTTGTGGTGCTTTATGCCTGGGGCTTCCACCTTTTCGTCCTTGACTGGCAGGAACGCGTCGCGCGCCGCGCAGCACGAGGTATGCCGACAATTGGAACGTACGAGATCTTCGCCAGTGCGATGGTGCTCCTTGGTCTCTGGACGGTCAACTTCCTCTCTGGGGTGATGACCATCTTCGCGGCTGTCGGCACCGTTTCCAGCGAAATCGATGCAGGGACGTTGCAAGCTATTGTTCCGAAGCCGATTCGACGCTGGGAGATTGTGTTTGGCAAATTCCTTGGCTTTGCCGGCATGCTTGGCGTTTACATCATCGCCATGGTGACGGCTGTTATCCTGACAGCCCGCTGGATTGGTCATTACACGCCGCCCAACGTCATCCAGGCCACGCTCCTGATTCTGCTGGTCATGGTCATTCTGCTCAGCTTGACGCTTCTGGGCAGTACCCTTCTCAGTACCGTTACGAATGGCGTCGTTGTCTTCATGCTGTATGGCCTTGCTATCACTGGTGGTCTCGTTGAGCAGATCGGCACGGCACTTGACAACGATGTCTTACGGCGTATTGGCATCATCAGCTCGCTTGTGATCCCGAGTGACAGTATGTGGCGCTTGGCCAGCTACCTTGTTCAACCGCGGATTGCGGTCAATTTCCTTGGCCCGAATCCATTTGGCACGACTACACCACCGAGTGCCCTTGCTGTCGAGTACAGCGTGGCGTACGCCGTGATCATGTTGCTGCTGGGGATGCTTGCCTTTCGGTATCGTGATTTATAA
- the rpmH gene encoding 50S ribosomal protein L34, which translates to MPKRTYQPKRLPRKRKHGFRARMRTRGGRLVLKRRRLKGRWKLTVSDEKKPTIR; encoded by the coding sequence ATGCCAAAGCGGACGTACCAGCCCAAACGGCTCCCCCGCAAGCGGAAGCATGGCTTCCGGGCACGTATGCGTACCCGTGGCGGGCGACTCGTCCTCAAGCGGCGGCGGCTGAAGGGGCGGTGGAAGCTGACCGTTTCTGACGAGAAGAAGCCGACGATTCGTTAA
- a CDS encoding MFS transporter encodes MRERIAAVSSLLRNRDFTILWVSDLLMTFGDRIHRVALANLIYTLTGSLLDAGIAFIAAGLPDLVLGPAGGVLIDRFDRRRLMVFSDIARVIPVLLLPIVAPRAFWAVYLLLFVINALAVFYRPAKLAAIPSVVPPESLNQANSFSSMIESVGDLLGYPVAGFGIGLLTKLTDANTGLLIAFGTTAFVYGLSAMLLSHLRLPAIAQHNIEQRTVGALIYSGWQELRDGLYFLRQHAVVRTNTIIMLLGPLSAGIATPLLIGYAWTVFSDGTRAYALLNFGIGVGCVLGAMVLSLRELRRLGSLVILGLLLMGGAFIGLAWTHTLWTAIAMMAVSGIGNMLVLIPSVTIVHRCVPGQMLGRIFTLRSALIFAVTLIANGIGGWVGDALGARLILAATGITLLVSALLAGVVPASRAADQLMTTPQEVFAPADSA; translated from the coding sequence ATGCGTGAGCGGATAGCTGCAGTGAGTTCACTGCTGCGCAACCGCGATTTCACGATCCTGTGGGTCTCCGATTTGTTGATGACGTTCGGTGATCGCATTCATCGCGTCGCTCTGGCAAACCTCATCTACACTCTTACTGGTTCATTGCTTGACGCTGGCATTGCCTTCATCGCTGCTGGATTGCCCGACCTTGTTCTTGGCCCAGCCGGTGGGGTTCTGATTGACCGGTTCGACCGGCGGCGGCTGATGGTCTTCTCAGACATCGCCCGGGTCATCCCAGTCTTACTCTTGCCGATCGTCGCACCACGAGCGTTTTGGGCCGTCTATCTCTTGCTGTTCGTGATCAACGCCCTCGCGGTGTTCTACCGGCCGGCCAAGCTGGCGGCTATCCCCTCAGTGGTTCCGCCCGAATCGTTAAACCAAGCAAACTCGTTCTCGTCGATGATCGAAAGTGTTGGTGATCTGCTTGGCTATCCCGTTGCCGGCTTCGGTATTGGCTTGCTCACGAAACTGACTGACGCCAATACCGGCCTCCTCATCGCATTTGGCACGACCGCCTTTGTCTATGGGCTCTCGGCCATGCTCCTCAGCCACTTGCGCCTACCAGCAATAGCACAGCACAACATCGAACAGCGTACTGTGGGCGCCCTCATCTACTCGGGCTGGCAGGAACTCCGCGATGGTCTGTACTTTCTACGTCAGCACGCCGTTGTACGAACGAACACGATCATCATGCTGCTTGGACCGCTAAGCGCAGGTATTGCGACCCCGCTGTTGATCGGCTATGCCTGGACAGTCTTTAGCGATGGTACCCGTGCGTATGCACTGCTGAACTTTGGCATTGGCGTGGGCTGCGTGCTCGGTGCCATGGTACTCAGCCTGCGTGAACTGCGTCGGCTCGGCTCACTGGTAATCCTCGGCTTACTGCTAATGGGTGGAGCATTCATCGGCCTTGCGTGGACACATACCCTTTGGACGGCTATCGCGATGATGGCCGTGAGCGGGATCGGCAATATGCTAGTTCTCATCCCGAGCGTAACGATCGTCCACCGCTGCGTCCCTGGCCAGATGCTCGGCAGAATCTTCACCCTGCGTTCTGCGCTGATCTTCGCAGTAACGTTGATCGCCAACGGTATCGGAGGCTGGGTTGGCGACGCACTCGGCGCACGCCTGATACTGGCGGCAACTGGAATTACGTTGCTCGTGAGCGCGCTTCTTGCGGGGGTCGTGCCCGCAAGCCGCGCAGCTGATCAACTGATGACAACACCGCAGGAAGTGTTCGCCCCGGCAGATTCAGCCTAG
- a CDS encoding MBL fold metallo-hydrolase: MTLTVAVVPSGPLETNSYVIVDLDQHLAFVIDAPPGSADMLVETVQQHQARAIALVITHTHWDHIGDAAVLRRRLGAPILAHRLAVPGLEQPRALIGELPFTIEPAPPDRTLSDGETLTLGTWTFQVIHTPGHAPEQLSLYQPDHGWLFCGDTLFQNGYGRVDLPGSSVEQTIATLRRLLTLPAETVVYPGHGGTTTIGRESGWIRQLVESTSAR, encoded by the coding sequence ATGACGCTCACGGTTGCGGTGGTTCCAAGCGGACCTTTGGAAACGAATAGCTATGTGATCGTAGATCTTGACCAACATCTTGCCTTCGTCATCGATGCGCCACCAGGTTCTGCTGACATGCTCGTCGAGACAGTACAACAGCATCAGGCCCGCGCGATCGCTCTTGTGATCACGCATACCCATTGGGACCACATCGGCGATGCTGCTGTGTTGCGGCGACGCCTTGGTGCGCCAATCCTCGCCCACCGTCTTGCTGTACCAGGGCTTGAACAGCCGCGAGCGTTGATTGGTGAGTTGCCGTTTACGATCGAGCCGGCTCCTCCTGACCGCACGCTCAGTGATGGTGAAACGCTTACGCTCGGCACGTGGACGTTCCAGGTCATCCATACGCCTGGCCATGCACCTGAGCAACTCTCGCTCTATCAGCCTGATCACGGCTGGCTCTTCTGTGGCGACACGCTGTTCCAGAATGGCTACGGACGGGTTGACTTGCCTGGCTCGAGTGTCGAGCAGACGATTGCTACACTTCGCCGCTTGCTCACCTTACCAGCCGAAACGGTCGTCTACCCCGGCCACGGCGGCACGACAACAATTGGCCGTGAAAGCGGCTGGATTCGCCAACTTGTCGAAAGCACGTCCGCGCGCTAA
- a CDS encoding cupredoxin domain-containing protein: MRWTRRDVLWRGLMALLGSWLVTAPFDACRKAGKASDFVTIRATEYAFTPASLSAHVGQTVRIRFENHGSLQHNFVIDNVIWSAMVDPGKTVELEFTAPNQPGNYPYYCAVPGHRELGMQGMLHVTPS, encoded by the coding sequence ATGCGCTGGACACGGCGGGATGTGTTGTGGCGGGGGCTCATGGCATTGTTAGGGAGCTGGCTCGTTACAGCCCCATTTGATGCTTGTCGGAAAGCTGGCAAGGCGAGCGACTTTGTGACCATACGTGCTACGGAGTATGCCTTCACCCCAGCGTCACTCTCGGCGCACGTTGGGCAGACCGTGCGGATTCGCTTCGAAAATCATGGCTCCTTACAGCACAATTTCGTCATTGACAATGTTATTTGGAGCGCGATGGTCGATCCAGGAAAGACGGTTGAGCTGGAGTTCACGGCTCCCAATCAGCCTGGTAACTATCCCTATTACTGTGCTGTCCCAGGTCATCGTGAACTCGGCATGCAAGGCATGCTTCACGTCACGCCGTCATAA